Proteins encoded in a region of the Stieleria neptunia genome:
- the rpsC gene encoding 30S ribosomal protein S3 translates to MGQKVNPIAFRTGVTRGWCSRWYASKQDFADLLVEDRKLRNFITNHPKKNQYKNAGIDRIEIERTRDEVRVMMYVARPGLIIGKKGQEIEILQAELQNLIGRRINLKVEEVGRPELQAQLVAEDIAQQLQKRSSFRRTMKRSLEQTMDAGAKGIKIQLAGRLGGAEMARREKQSMGSIPLSTLQAKIDYGTTEAMTPQGHIGIQVWINQGTYGDDNDGADAQTGQASKKPKRAHKR, encoded by the coding sequence ATGGGACAGAAAGTCAATCCAATCGCGTTTCGAACCGGTGTCACCCGCGGCTGGTGCAGTCGATGGTACGCGTCGAAACAAGATTTTGCGGACCTGTTGGTCGAAGATCGCAAGCTGCGAAACTTCATCACCAACCACCCCAAAAAGAACCAATACAAGAACGCCGGAATCGATCGCATCGAGATCGAACGAACGCGTGACGAAGTGCGAGTGATGATGTACGTCGCTCGGCCCGGTTTGATCATCGGCAAGAAAGGCCAAGAGATCGAAATCCTGCAAGCCGAATTGCAGAACTTGATCGGCCGCCGCATCAATTTGAAGGTCGAAGAGGTCGGGCGCCCCGAGTTGCAAGCTCAACTGGTGGCCGAAGACATCGCACAGCAGTTGCAGAAGCGATCGAGTTTCCGGCGGACGATGAAGCGATCGCTCGAGCAGACGATGGACGCCGGTGCCAAGGGCATCAAGATCCAGCTGGCCGGACGATTGGGCGGAGCCGAGATGGCACGCCGTGAAAAACAAAGCATGGGCTCGATTCCGTTGAGCACGTTGCAAGCGAAGATTGATTACGGAACGACTGAAGCGATGACGCCACAGGGGCACATCGGAATTCAGGTCTGGATTAACCAAGGTACTTACGGAGACGACAACGATGGCGCTGATGCCCAAACGGGTCAAGCATCGAAAAAGCCAAAGAGGGCGCATAAAAGGTAG
- the rpsQ gene encoding 30S ribosomal protein S17, producing the protein MPKRVVSGIVTSDKMNKTRRVEINRLVKHPKYKKYISRRTVCHVHDESNESGVGDRVEIIESEPLSKLKRWRLVRVIEKSTEVDLVALRAARKEAEQAEAASAGSESESE; encoded by the coding sequence ATGCCAAAACGCGTAGTTTCGGGCATCGTCACCAGCGACAAGATGAATAAGACGCGCCGCGTCGAAATCAACCGTCTGGTGAAGCACCCCAAGTACAAAAAATACATCAGCCGTCGAACGGTTTGCCACGTCCATGACGAGTCAAACGAGTCGGGCGTCGGTGACCGCGTCGAGATCATCGAATCCGAACCGCTGAGCAAGTTGAAACGCTGGCGTCTGGTTCGAGTGATCGAGAAGAGCACCGAAGTGGACTTGGTCGCCTTGCGTGCCGCACGTAAGGAAGCTGAACAAGCAGAGGCTGCGTCGGCCGGATCCGAGAGCGAAAGCGAATAA
- the rplN gene encoding 50S ribosomal protein L14 — MIQQETRLDVADNTGARQVMCIKVLGGSRRRFARVGDVIICSVKSVIPGSEIKKKAIVRAVIVRTKTPTRRNDGSYIKFDSNAVVLIDKDKAPRGTRIFGAVARELREQSFMKIVSLANEVV; from the coding sequence ATGATCCAACAAGAAACCCGTCTCGATGTTGCCGACAACACCGGTGCTCGTCAGGTGATGTGCATCAAGGTGCTCGGCGGCAGCCGACGCCGATTCGCCCGCGTGGGCGACGTCATCATCTGCAGCGTCAAAAGCGTGATCCCGGGCAGCGAGATCAAGAAGAAGGCGATCGTGCGAGCGGTCATCGTTCGGACGAAAACCCCGACCCGCCGCAACGATGGCAGCTACATCAAATTCGACAGCAATGCTGTGGTCCTGATCGATAAAGACAAAGCGCCTCGCGGCACGCGGATTTTCGGTGCGGTCGCCCGGGAACTGCGTGAGCAGAGCTTCATGAAGATCGTCAGCCTGGCCAACGAAGTGGTCTAA
- the rpmC gene encoding 50S ribosomal protein L29 yields MTSNSELREMSDEQLEATAAEAAADLFRLRFQSQSERLNTPSDIRKNRRLIARVKTIQTERSKAANNTPAEA; encoded by the coding sequence ATGACCAGCAACAGCGAACTGAGAGAGATGAGCGACGAACAGCTCGAAGCGACCGCGGCCGAAGCGGCTGCCGACTTGTTTCGACTGCGTTTTCAGTCTCAGTCGGAGCGTTTGAACACGCCCAGCGACATCCGCAAGAACCGACGTTTGATCGCTCGCGTCAAGACGATTCAGACCGAGCGAAGCAAAGCAGCCAACAACACCCCAGCCGAAGCGTAG
- the rplP gene encoding 50S ribosomal protein L16, whose product MALMPKRVKHRKSQRGRIKGSATRGNTVVFGDYGIQSLEPGWIKATTIEAGRIAAQQYVRGEGKLYIRIFPDKSVTSTPLETRMGKGKGEPDFWAAVVKPGTVLYELGGVTEQQAKVCFARLASKLPVKVRFVERRSF is encoded by the coding sequence ATGGCGCTGATGCCCAAACGGGTCAAGCATCGAAAAAGCCAAAGAGGGCGCATAAAAGGTAGTGCGACTCGTGGCAACACGGTCGTCTTTGGTGATTACGGGATCCAATCCTTGGAACCCGGTTGGATCAAGGCGACGACGATCGAGGCCGGACGGATTGCAGCTCAGCAGTACGTCCGCGGCGAAGGAAAGCTGTACATCCGAATCTTCCCGGACAAGTCCGTCACCAGCACCCCGCTGGAAACACGGATGGGTAAGGGTAAGGGTGAACCGGATTTCTGGGCCGCGGTCGTCAAGCCGGGGACCGTCCTTTACGAACTCGGCGGTGTGACCGAACAGCAAGCCAAGGTTTGTTTCGCCCGATTGGCGAGCAAGCTGCCGGTGAAAGTACGATTCGTCGAGCGACGGTCGTTCTAA